The segment AATGTTCTCTCGATCGCATCCGGATAAACATGCAGGTTTTTGACTACGAATAACATCTTATCTAAAATGTATTCGAGCGCTATCGTCGAATCCGGGATCACGATACGTTCCGCGGAGGAATGGGAAATATCTCGTTCATGCCAAAGTGGAACGTTCTGCAAAGCGGTTTGTACGTTCGAACGTACTACTCTTGAGATTCCGGAAATTCTTTCGCATATCACCGGATTTCGTTTATGAGGCATAGCCGAAGAACCTTTTTGTCCAACGGAAAACGGCTCCTCCACTTCACGGCCTTCCGTCTTTTGCAAGAGACGAACTTCGGTTGCGAAACGATCCAGGCTAGCTGCAGTCACGCCGAGAGCCGACATATAAGCTGCATGCCTATCTCTAGACACTACCTGAGTCGCAATCGGGTCTGGCTTTAAACCCAATCGTTCGCAAACATACTCCTCTATATCGGGCTCGATATTGGAATAAGTTCCTACGGCGCCCGAAAGTTTTCCCACCGCGATTTCTTCCTTTGCGGTTTGAAGACGGCTACGGTTCCTGCGCATCTCTTCGTAAAAGAGAGCGAATTTTAATCCGAGTGTCATCGGCTCGGCGTGAATTCCATGCGACCTACCGATACAAGGAAGATCTCTATACTGAATCGCTTTTTCTCGGATCGCCTCAATCAGTTGATCGGTCTTACGAAGAATGAGCTCCATTGCCTGTACCATCTGAACGCATAAGGCCGTATCGCCGATATCAGAGGAAGTGAGTCCATGGTGAACATGACGTCCCGCAGGCCCAATATAAGAATTCATATTGGTTAAGAAGGCAATCACATCGTGATGAACCTTCGATTCGATTTCCAGTATTTCATCGACCTTAAAACGAGCTTTGGACCGAATCTCTTCGAAATCCTCTTCCGGGATTTCTCCCTTCTTGGTTCTCACTTCACACGCGAGAATTTCGATTTCTTTCCAAATATTGAATTTATTTTCTAGTTCCCAGATTCTTGCAATTTCCGGGTTAGAATAACGGTCGATCATCGGAACTTCCTGGGGGAAAGTCTCCCCTCTCTATGATAGGATTTTCAACCTTAAGCTTCCCGTAAACGGGAAAAAGCGCTTTAGGAAGACGTCAACCTAAGTCGAAAGACCTCACAAACTCTTTGATCAAATTGATATGATCCACCTCGGGCGAAGGGTTTTCCTTGCTAGGTTCGTAAAGGTGCTCGTCAAAAACGTGATAGTCGAAAATCTTTAATTCGAAATCCGGGATCGTAATAATGATATTCTCCGAATGGATATCGAAGATTAATTTTTCCTCGTCGGCTAAATAACGAGTCACTTCGATGACTCTATGAAAATCCATTGCGATTTTTTTAAGTTTCGCCTTGTTGATGATTCCGAATCTATGAGTATCGAAATTTAACTTCCATTTGGGAAAAAGGGCGTCCTGAATCGGGTTCTGTCTAATCTTCTCGTTTAAGCGAATGAATTCTTTCAAATGCTTTCCAGGCAAAAGATTTTGGTTATCACATGGAGTAAGAGTGATGATAGGAATTCCGAACGGACTTTTACGAAATCGAAGGCCCATAAAAAATCGAGTGGGAAGCACGAGATCCGGAATCAAACTTTTTAGTTTCCAATAATGAAGTCGCTCCAGACCCAATCTCGCAAACTTAAATCGAATCTCGTCCTTGGCAGATTCTTTCCAGGTAGCGCTCTGTAGGAACTCCATCAGACGGATTTCTTCCGGCTTCAGATATTTTCCCAAATTCCTTTGCACCTCTTTGTATAAAGAACCGAAAATAGGATCGGAAGGAAGCTTTGACTTACCGATCTTAACAACCTGATTCCAAGGTAAGGCATATACGAATTTGTAAGAACCGCGCCCGATGTAGTTCTCGGACGCCAGCGGCATAAAGCTGTCTAAAAATTCCCGACCATATCGATGGGTAATTCTGAATACATGAGAAACCGGAAAAACCCGCTCGTATAATTTCCGAAAGAATCCTGACTGCCTAAGCCGAAAATCGATCGGGAGATCTTCGAGAGGTATCCGTTCCTCTGTTTTTTCGTGATCGAAGAAGAGTTCTTTATCCAGTCCCTTTTCAAGGATCTCGATAAAGTTTGGAATTCCCGGAGAATTCCAGAAATTCCGAATCGCATCTCCAAATTCGGAGAGTCTTCCCTTCTTTGCCATTTTTCTAAAGTTGCGGAGAATACTTGAGCACGGGAGAATAGGTCGGCATAGCGCTTTTAGACTTTTTATTAGAGTTTAATAAGTCCGATTTATTCTCGTCCAACCACCAAAGATGATTAGCACCGCTCTCTCCGTTAAACCTTCCTAAAGGATTGATAGGGAATCCGAATCGATTCCAATACAATAGTCGAGTGGATTTTGTGTTCCAAAGTAGGACATATGGAACCTCTTTTGTTAAAGCCTTATCGATTTTACGAAGTAGATCCGTACGTTTTTGTACGTTGAACTCGGTCTTTTGTTCTTGGATTAACTTATCGACTTCGGAACTTTTAAAACCGGCCAAATTATTCTGGCCGGTTTCATCCGCGTATTTTGAAAACCACATAGGTTCCGGATCGGGAAATAATCCCCCACCCCATGCGGCCCAGGTCATATCAAAATCGTATTTATCGACGCGCGAACTCCACTCTGCTAAATCGGTGAGATCGATACTAGCTTGGATCCCGAGTTCCTTTGCGCGTTCAATAAAAACCGTAAAATATTTTTCGGTTCCTTTATCTCTATCTAAAATTGCGAATTTAAATTCTTTGCCCCCCTTTTCCAGAATCCCCTTTGCATTGGGCTTCCAACCGGCTTCCGATAAAAGTTTTCGTGCCTTTGCCGGATCATAATCGATCGGAGGGTTGGGCGTGGAATTTCCGGGCCATACTCCCGTGTAATACGCGTCCGTTAAGTCGTATTCGTTAAACGCTAGTTTCTCAACTAGAAGTTTCCTATCCACCAAATGTGCGATCGCCTTCCGAACGCGGACATCGTCGAACGGCGGACGCCTCATATTAAACACCCAGCCTTGAAAACCTATCGGCTTATCGTTATAAACTTTTTGCTTAACGATATAATTTTTATCGAATGGTTCGCCCGTCGCCTCCTTCACCCAAGTATATGCCTTATAAACCGGATATATGTCGATGTCGCCTTTTTTAAAGGCTTGAAACGCGACCGCTTCCTCGGTATAAACTTTAAATAAAAGAACGTCGAAGTTATCGCTTCCCTTATAAAAGGGATAAGCGCGCATCCAATAGTCTCCGCGTCTACGTAAGCGGATATATCTTCCTTTTTTAGCCGATAAAAGTTCGTACGGTCCGGAAACTACGGGGAATTCGAAGTTTTCCTTATTAAAATCTTTTTCCTTAAAGTGATGTTCAGGAAGAATAAATAGGGAATGCGCGACCGTTTCGAAATTCGACCAATGAATTTCTTTTTGCGTAAATTCGACTTCATATTCGCTTAATACTATCGGTTTTTCGAATCGAGCTAATCCGATCCGGAACACTGCCGTATTGTTCTCTTTGTTCATTAAGGTTTCATAAGTAAAGAGAACGTCTTTTGCAGTAACCGGTTTACCGTCGGACCATTTCGCGTTCCTATCGATCGCAAACGTGAATTTTTTCTTATCTGCGGAGATTTTCCAGGAACTTGCCAAGTGAGGAATCGGTTCCAGCGTTATCGGATGGTACTCCAACAAAGGCTCGAACATCGTTTGAAATATTTCCGCAGTTGTGGAGAATTGCTCTAGATAATAATTTAAAGATTTCGGGAATTGATGGCTGTAAATTCGGAGCGTTCCGCCTTTCTTAGCGTCGTTGGAAGCAATAGGATTATTTTTTCTTAATGCTTCCGGTATTGATGAATATGCCCCTTGCCAAGAAATATCCTTAACAACGGTTCCGTTATCGGAGTCTTCTTTCTCTCCGCAGGAAAAAGTCAGTCCGATCAAAAAGCCTATAATCAGGAGTATGATCGAATTCCGAATTTTTTGTACCCAATTCGTTTCCCGTTTCAATGTGCACCTCGCTCGTTAGAAACTTTTGCAAAGACTGCATTTCGGGCAAACTGAATACGGTTTTTAAAGGGATTTTTCGAATTGAAACGGCTTATTTTACTCGATGAGCGAACACTACGTCCGGTATCCGCTTAAGATTTCCAAGAATTTCCTTTAGCTGATCCAGATGCTCTACTTCGATCATGAATCGCGCCATTAGAGTGTCTTTCTGAACGGTGGAAGCTCCCGCTTCCAAAATATTCGTCTGGGTTCCCGAAATGCTTTTAACCATTTCTAAGTAGATTCCTTGACGATCCCTGGCCTTAACTTCGACTCTTACAGGAACCGGTTCGGTTTGTCCATAATCCCAATCGACGGATATGATTCGAAGTTGCTCTTCTTCCCTCTGTTTCAATGCCACGCTGCAATTTTTCTTGTGAACGGAAACCCCGCGCCCTCTCGTAACAAATCCGATAATTTGGTCCCCCGGCAAAGGAGAACAGCAGCCGGAAAGGCGCACGGGAATATCCCTTAATCCTGCGACGAGGACCCGGCCTTCGCCTGAATGGCCTTGCTTTTGATTCTTATCGTGCGAAGGCTTTCTCTTCAGCTCTTCCAGGACCTCCGCATTGAGGGTAAGTTCTGCGGCAGATTCGGCCCCATGTTCCAGATCTTTGCGACTCTCCTCGCGAAGCTTCCGGAAGTAGGCTCGAAGTTTTTGTCGAGCGGAAGTAGTTCTAACGATTCTAAGCCAAATCGGCGAAGGTTTTGATCGTTTATCAACTACAACCTCCACTTGGTCCCCGCTACGTAACTCCGTTCGTAAGGGAATCATTCTATTATTTATTTTAGCTCCCTTACAATGGAGACCAACGTCAGTATGAATTCTAAATGCAAAGTCGAGCACAGTCGCGCCCTTCGGAAGCTGAATGATCTCGCCCTTCGGAGTAAAAACGAACACTTCGTCTTCATGAAGATCATATTTTAACTCTTCCAGGAATTCTTTCGGATCCAATGCAGAATCCTGCCAGGATTGAAGGACCTCCAACCATTTTACGGTTAGATGCCGTTCGTTAGCATGGGTCTTACCTTCTTTGTACACCCAATGTGCCGCGATTCCGAATTCGGCGATTGCGTTCATCTCCGCAGTTCGAATTTGAACCTCGAGAGGTTTCCCGTCGGGACCGATCACGGTCGTATGCAAGGATTGATACATATTCGTCTTAGGAGTCGCTATGTAGTCTTTGAACCTTCCCGGAACAGGAGTCCAAAGAGTATGCACAATTCCTAAAACTCCATAGCAATCCTTGATTTCGTCCGTAATTATCCGAATCGCTCTCAAATCGAAGATTTCGTCGAAGGTTTTCTCCTTCGTTTTCATTTTTCTATAAATGGAGAAGAAATGTTTCGCTCTTCCGTCGACTTGCGCGTTGATATTTATTTCCGCCAAACGTTGCTTTAGAATAATTTGAAGTTTATCAATATACTCTTCTCGCTCGGATTTCTTTACATTGATTCTTTTTTTTATATCCTGGTATTCTTCCGGATAAATGACCTGAAAAGCGAGGTCTTCCAGCTCCGACTTAACTTTATAAATACCTAATCTTCCCGCGATAGGCGCGTAAAGTGAAAGAGTTTCGTTAGCAATCCTGCGTTGTTTTTCGGGCGGCTGAAAGGAAAGAGTCCTCATATTATGCGTTTTGTCCGCAAGCTTGATCAGTATGACTCGAATATCTTGAATCGTAGCGATGATGATTTTACGGATATTTTCGGCAGCCTCCGTTTCTCGAGATTGGCTCTTGATCTCCGAAATTTTCGTGACGCCTTCCACAAGTTGGGTGATTTCGGTGCCAAAGTCCGAGACCATATTTTCCCGGGTATATTTCGTATCTTCTATAACATCGTGAAGAATTCCGGCGGAAATTACTTTTTCGTCCAATCCCAGCTCGTAAAGAATATAGCCTACCTGCAACGGATGCACGATATAAGGCTCTCCGGATAGACGAAACTGCCCCTGGTGTGCATCTTCGGAAATCTTATATGCTTTTTCCACGAGTTCCAGAGACTCCGGTCCGAGACGATCTCGGACTCCTTCTAAAAGCATTTCTTTGGTTGCGGGAGCTTTCACAAATCCCATCAATAATCCGTCCGTATATCTAAGCCGAGGTCGAGGAATCGTGTGGTGTGAGTTAAGTATCCCATACTGACGCCGACACCTGAAAATTTCGATAATGCTTCCAACTTCTCAGGAGTGATTCGTCCGGAACATTCTATCCTTATCGAAGGATTCGTTTTTTTTATCGTTTCGAGTGCCTTTTTCGTATCTTCCAGACTGAAATTGTCCAACATAAGTACGTCTGGACTTGCCTGCAAAGCGTCTTCCAATTGCGAGAGCGAGTCGATTTCTAGTTCTACGAGTCTGCCCGGGTATCTGTCTCGAATTCTTTTTACAGGAATGGATGCATGTTCGAATAATGCGAGATGATTGTCCTTAATCATTGCCATTTCGGATAGGTCAAGTCTATGATTTGATCCTCCTCCGCAGTAAACCGCATATTTAGCAAGTTTCCGATATCCCGGTAAGGTCTTTCTAGTATCCAAAATCATCAAGCCGTTCGATCCGTAGCGATCTACGACTTTCCTTGTTTCGGTGGATATTCCCGATAAATACTGCAAAAAATTCAGTAGTATTCGTTCCACTCGCAATAATAATATCAAACTTCCGTTAAGTTCGGCGATCTTATCTCCCTTACGGAAACGATCTCCGTCTTTAAAGAAAAATATGGATTCCAAACTTTCACCGGAAAGTCGATTGAGAGCTTCGATTACGCCGCTTCCGCATAGAATTCCATCTTCGCGAGCATTCAAATTAGCGAATGCTTTTTGTTCCGGCTGAAAAAGGGAAACCGAGGTTATATCTTCGTCAGGACAGTCTTCCTCCCAAGCCATTTTGGCCAAAGGAAAGTAATCCTCCGAAACGACTTCGGAAATAGGCTTTGTGTAAGCCCTTTTCACAACGACTCCATCTAAATAGAAGTCTTACTTGCTTATAGAAGGGATCAAGCGGAATTCCTCGGGAATTCCCGTTAGAAAAAGAAAAGCCCGGATCCAATACCGGGCCGGGCTATTCCATCAAGGAATCGAAATAGGAGTTGCTAAAACCTAGGACTATTTTCCTGTATCAGGCTTTTTTTCTTCACCGCTAGAAGATGGGGTATGTCCTTCCGTATTGGATGGATTTGTATTTTGCCCTTCTGAAGGTTGATGCTCGTCATGCGGAGGAGCGCTTTGCTCTTCGGGAGGGTTATGCTGTTCCGGTGGAGCCTGTTCTTCGGGCGGTGCCTGTTGGTGCTCCGGAGCGGGAGCATGCTGATCTGCCGCAGGCGCTTGTTGCTGCCCTGGAGCATGTTGCTCTTCCGCCTGAGGCTGAGGATTTTGAGAATGATCTTCCTCGGAATGCTCTTCTTCTGCATCAGGTTTCGGTGTTGTGGTGCTCTCGGACTTTTTCTTTTCATCCGTTACTGCTTCCACTTCATCACTACCTGAATGCTTTTTCTTAGCTTTCTTAGGATCGAATTTCGTAGATCCCTTTCTCGGAGGAATCAAAAGCACTTGTTTAGGATAGATCAGGCTTGGATTCTTGATCTTTCCTTTGTTTGCATCATAAATTCTTTTCCAGAGTCGTCCAGTACCATAGTGCTGTTTGTATGACGCAATTCTCCAGAGGCAGTCAGCAGGAACTCTTTTTCTAACCACATACCTCTTCCATCCTTCCGGAAGTTCACCGGAACTTGCCGAAGCCTTTCCGCTCGTACCGGTCGTTTTGGTCTTCGTATGTGTCGTTTTACCCTCTGCGCCATCGACTGTCGCATTTCTATCTTCTTCGCCAGTTCCGGTACGTCCGGCAACGGAAGCGCCTGATTTAATCCGCTCTGCAATATCATCTGACTGATCAACGACAATTCTAGAAAGTCGAATCGCTTCCTCGGAGCGACTGATCGAATCTTCGTATTTTTCCGAAGAAAAGAAATCTTCCGCAGCTACTAAGGATTCATCGGCGGCCTTTAAATTTTCATCGGCTCTTTGGTAAGAGGTTTGAATATCTTTGCTAGAAGTTACTTTAGTTTGATCGATTCCGGCAAGTTTATCTTTTGCCTTAGCGATACTATCCTTAGCTTCTTCCTTTTTCTTGGCGGCGTAGGATTGAATATTCTTTGCTACGAGTTCATTCGACTTTTTACGAAGGTCTTCTACTTCGGAATATCCTTCTTTGATTTTGCCTTCGTCGATTTTCGACTTAGTTGCGTTCAGTCGTTGTCTGGTCTGTCCCACTTCGGGATCCTGGCCGCCCGCATAACGATCTGCATCGTCCAGATTCTTTTCGATATCGGATAGAGAATCGATCAGTTGCTGCTTTTGAGAGAGGGCTAAAGCTTTTGCATCCTGAGCGGATTTTTTAGAATCCAGATACTTTTTATTGCTTTGCTCGTATTGCTCGAATGCGGCTAAACGAGTCTTTAATTTAGCGTCATCTCCGGATTCTTTTGGATAGGATTCTAAGGCCCGATCCGCATTATCGCGAAGAGTATCACCTTCTTTACGAAGTTCTACCGCATTTGTATACGGTTCTGCGGCAAGTTGCGACGCGAAAGCTTCCTCGGCCTCGTCGATCGCGGCCGTAGCTTGTTTTTTGGATTCTTCGGTTAACGATGGAAATGATTTTTCCTGCGCATCCAAAGCTTTTGCTCTGGCATACACCGCACTTTTCTTCGTTTCGCCTAAGTCCTCGTTGGAGGCCTTTTCGTGAGCCGTAAAAAGGCTCTTGCGAGCCTCCTCGTATTCACCAGGCGCGTATTTTTCTGCACCGGATTCCTTGGCTCGAGTGATCGCTGATTTCGCTTCTGCAAGCTCTCTAACGGGGAGCTCAGCACCGCAAGCGACCAAAACGCCGAGGATCCCTAGTATTAGTAGGAATCGGAAAGATGTAGCTCGAAAGGATTTCATTTGTTTTGCACCAGCCTGGAATCGGTTTTCTCTATCGTAGCTTATTTAAAAGCACCGACAGCGTCAGCTTCATTATCAAAAATCTCAAAGAAGGACGTAAGCTTAGTGAGCTCAAATACCTTTCGCACAGACCCCGCGACGTTAATGATTTTTAATCCTCCCTGATATTTCTTTAGGTTAGAGAGGCTGGAAATCAATGCGCCAATTCCGGATGAGTCGATGTAGGAGACTTTTTCCAAGTTGATGATTGTATAATATTTCTGCTCTTCGATGAGCTTAGCGATGACATCTTTTATTTCAGGGGCGTTATACAAATCGATTTCGCCATTAATGTCCAGAATTACGATGTTACCGCTTTCCCTTCTGGTGATTTCCATAAAAAATCAGCAACTCCTTATTATCTCTTTTTGAACCAACCTACTATAGGGGGGCCAAACTCTATATAGTCAACGAGAAATTTCCGGTCTTTCATACAAATTTTTCCATTTAGCGGAAAACCGATCAAATTTTCCTTCTTTAATGGATCGCCGAAGCTCGAACATAAACTTCTTCATAAAACTCAGATTATGGAACGTACTCAGAGAGAAAGCGGTCAGCTCTTTTACGTGGTGAAGATGCCTAAGATATCCGACACTATATCTCTTACAGACTCTACATTCACATTCCGAATCTAGAGGTTCGTCGGAAAACTTCCACTTCTCGTTTCTCAAGTTAATTTTTCCCTTCGAAGTGAATACTTGTCCGTTTCTTGCGTTGCGTGTGGGTAGAACACAATCGAACATATCGACTCCGTTCCTCACTCCGTCCAAAATGTCCGGAACCGTACCGACTCCCATGAGATAAAGAGGTCGATTTCGATCTACATGAGGGGCGATTCCTTCCAAAGTTCGAATGAAATCAGGTCGAGGCTCTCCCACAGAGAGGCCGCCGAGCGCAATTCCGGAGAATGGAAGCCCGTTTAAGTAGGAAAGACTTTCCAACCGGAGCTCCACGTTCGTACCACCTTGGACAATTCCGAACAAATGTTGTCCGTTTTTATCCTTTTCCCAGTAACGCACTGCCGTTTCCGCCCAACGATGTGTCCGATCCAAGGATTCTTTGATCCGAGCGACACTTGCCTCTCCGGGAGGGCAATCGTCTAACACCATCATAATGTCGGAACCGATCGTCCGCTGAATATCCACGACCTTCTCGGGAGTAAAGAAATGGGAGCTGCCGTCTATATGGGAACGAAAGGCAACCCCGTCCGTTTCGAATTTAAAAAGGGAATTTAAACTAAAAACTTGAAAGCCCCCGCTATCGGTCAATAAGGCTTTCTTATACGATATGAAATTCTTGAGTCCTCCGAAGCTTTGGAGAACCTCCGTCCCCGGCCGTAAATACAAGTGGTACGTATTTCCGAGGATCAGTTCGAATCCTAGTTCGTCGATATCGTCAGAATCCAGAGATTTAATCGCTCCTCTGGTTCCCACGGGCATGAATACGGGAGTCGGGATCTCTATGCCGTTTAAGGCGAGAGTCCCGGTGCGAGCAAAGGATTGTGGGTCTCGAGTTTCTTCCCGAAAGATCATTTCTTCCGAGGACAATTGGGATCTAAGCAACTTCCGTAGATATTCAAGCTATGTCCTGTGATTTTGAAACCGTTTCCGAGAGCGGCCTGCTCCTGGAGCTGTTCGATCCTTTCGTCCACAAATTCGACGATTCGACCGCAATCTACACAAATAATATGATCGTGATGAGTGTGACCGATGATATGTTCGTAGTACTTATAATCCTGTCCAAAATTATGTTCTTGGAGAAGTTTCGCTTCCACCATAATCGATAGAATCCGATAAATGGTCGCCTTGGAAATTTTATCTCTCTGGTCTTTGAATTCTTCCAGGAGGCTTTCCGCGGTAAAATGGTTGTGAAGAGAGAAAATTCTCTCGGCAACCAGCATCCGCTGGTTTGTGATTTTTAATCCTTTCTTTTGAAGATAATCAGAAAAGGTTTTCATCTCCATGCGAACGGATTCGTCTACGGTCTTAAGAATTTCGGCTTCCTTATCCTTATTCATCTTTTATCAGATCAATGTTTATCTAACAGTTCATTTCTTGGGTTCGGGCGTGCGAGTCACTCCCGATTCTTTCCCGTATTAGATCAGATATCGAATATCGGGCAATCCAAAAATCAAAGGTGCAAGGCTTCCGTCCGAATTGTTGGACAGAGAAAGTAGAAGGCCTGCCTTTCCCGAAAGTTTCGGAAGACCGTTTTTCCGGGAGATTTCCGAGCAATCACTCGTCAATCTTTCCGGAAATCGAATAGTACCAAGCTCTCTCTAATTCTTCGGAAATTCGGACGGAGAGAATGCGCAAAGCTCTAGTTTGGGCCTGAGCTTCCGTTTCGATATAGCCGACTTGGTCGGAATAAATCACCCTCGCAGGAATTTCGGACCTCTCCAATGGGATTCGTTCTCCACCTGCTTTTTGAAGTTCCACCTTGCATATAATCAACATTTCACGACTGAGTAATTGCCCGCCTTGATCCAGCAAGGCGCCCACTTGTTGATAGTGGGAAATTTCTCCGTAAATGCGGTACGCCGCGAGGGATTTTTCCCGCGTTTGGATAAACCTTCCGCGATTATTTATTTCCTGTTTTACTAAATCGGAAAGTTGGGTATGCAATCCGATCCCGTACGAATTATTTCTGAAATTCTGAATGTAGACCGTCCTTTGGGAATCAGGAATTGGAATACCGTTTATTTTCGGAGGATTTCCAGGTTCTCGGGCAAAGTAAGCACAACTATTCAAAACGATCCCGAAAATCGGGATCAGTAAAAGAAGACGCATATCTTTCAGGCTGATGGTTTCCCTTTCTAGGGCAAGGAAATTCTATGATTCCTGCTTTACATTTCAGCCGAACGGCCGCTGAATTCGCACATGGGGAGAACCTTTCGTTTATTTCCAAGTACGGATCTCGTTTTATTTCTTTTCGTTTTGGGAACGCTTCTCGTACCGTTGCGCGCTTCTTTTGGAGTGGAAACCGCGCCTAAAATTTCCTCCTTAATATCCGGCCCGAAGAAAACACTCACCTCGGCTCCACCGATTTGGCAGGAACTCACTTCGGATACGCTCGCCGATCTAGGAAATATGCGGTTTCCGATGGAGCTCGAAACTCCGATTTCCGGTTCATACGCGGAGTATAGAGTTCACCATCTTCATATGGGTTGCGATTTTAAAACGTTTCATGCAAACGGCCTTGCTGCATCGGCCCCGTTTTCAGGATACGTAGATTCGATCGGACAATCCGCGAAAGGATACGGGCTCAATCTAGTACTGAAATCCTCCACTTCTCCATTAAAGGCAAAATTCGCTCACTTATTGGATTTTAGCGGAGTTCGAAAGGACCTAGAACTTTTGAGGGAGGCCCTGGCTCTTTTGAGCGGCGGAGAATTCCATGTAAAGTTTTCGAATCCAAGTTTCGTAGCAAATAAAGGAGACGCGTTCGCAAGATTGGGAGAATCGGGAACGGGGGTCAGTCATTTACATTTCGAACTTCATCTTCCCGGAGGCACTCTCAATCCTCTTCCGTTTCTCCCGATGAGAGGAAGGGATACGACTCCTCCCGAATTGCTTCTGTTATACGTGGATTCTGACGATGGAACTCAGCTAAGATTCCCTTTGCTAAAAAAAGGGGAAGGCATATTTGAAATCTCGCCGGAAACGACATTGTCTTTGAATGGAGGTGTTCGTTTTCGATTAGGCGCATATGACCTGATGACTTCTCGAAATAAGAATAATTTATTTTTTGTGGGTCTTTATAACGGGCAAATTCCTTTATATGAACGATCGTTTCGCGGGATGAGTTATGAAGAAGCGCGTTCCCATCAGGATATCTTCGATTCCAATCGATCTTCTTTAAATCCTGCCGTCTATGTATATAATTTGTTTCCAGCCAAGGCCCCCAGTATTTCCTTAAACTCCTTTCCGATCGGAACCAATCTAATCATCACATTAAAAGCGGCGGACCATGCCGGGAATCGATCCCAAATCTCGATTCCTATCGCGGTAAGTCCGCCCACAAAGCAAAGGACATCCGGGACGAAAACCGACTTCACATCTAAAGACGGGAATCTCAAAATAAAAACTCCCGTCAAAACCACTTACGGAGCCGGAAAACTTTTCTTTGAGAGGGTGGAAGCGCCTGAGGAAA is part of the Leptospira broomii serovar Hurstbridge str. 5399 genome and harbors:
- a CDS encoding STAS domain-containing protein, with amino-acid sequence MEITRRESGNIVILDINGEIDLYNAPEIKDVIAKLIEEQKYYTIINLEKVSYIDSSGIGALISSLSNLKKYQGGLKIINVAGSVRKVFELTKLTSFFEIFDNEADAVGAFK
- the tgt gene encoding tRNA guanosine(34) transglycosylase Tgt — protein: MIFREETRDPQSFARTGTLALNGIEIPTPVFMPVGTRGAIKSLDSDDIDELGFELILGNTYHLYLRPGTEVLQSFGGLKNFISYKKALLTDSGGFQVFSLNSLFKFETDGVAFRSHIDGSSHFFTPEKVVDIQRTIGSDIMMVLDDCPPGEASVARIKESLDRTHRWAETAVRYWEKDKNGQHLFGIVQGGTNVELRLESLSYLNGLPFSGIALGGLSVGEPRPDFIRTLEGIAPHVDRNRPLYLMGVGTVPDILDGVRNGVDMFDCVLPTRNARNGQVFTSKGKINLRNEKWKFSDEPLDSECECRVCKRYSVGYLRHLHHVKELTAFSLSTFHNLSFMKKFMFELRRSIKEGKFDRFSAKWKNLYERPEISR
- a CDS encoding Fur family transcriptional regulator; amino-acid sequence: MNKDKEAEILKTVDESVRMEMKTFSDYLQKKGLKITNQRMLVAERIFSLHNHFTAESLLEEFKDQRDKISKATIYRILSIMVEAKLLQEHNFGQDYKYYEHIIGHTHHDHIICVDCGRIVEFVDERIEQLQEQAALGNGFKITGHSLNIYGSCLDPNCPRKK
- the lptE gene encoding LPS assembly lipoprotein LptE, whose translation is MRLLLLIPIFGIVLNSCAYFAREPGNPPKINGIPIPDSQRTVYIQNFRNNSYGIGLHTQLSDLVKQEINNRGRFIQTREKSLAAYRIYGEISHYQQVGALLDQGGQLLSREMLIICKVELQKAGGERIPLERSEIPARVIYSDQVGYIETEAQAQTRALRILSVRISEELERAWYYSISGKIDE
- a CDS encoding M23 family metallopeptidase, with translation MGRTFRLFPSTDLVLFLFVLGTLLVPLRASFGVETAPKISSLISGPKKTLTSAPPIWQELTSDTLADLGNMRFPMELETPISGSYAEYRVHHLHMGCDFKTFHANGLAASAPFSGYVDSIGQSAKGYGLNLVLKSSTSPLKAKFAHLLDFSGVRKDLELLREALALLSGGEFHVKFSNPSFVANKGDAFARLGESGTGVSHLHFELHLPGGTLNPLPFLPMRGRDTTPPELLLLYVDSDDGTQLRFPLLKKGEGIFEISPETTLSLNGGVRFRLGAYDLMTSRNKNNLFFVGLYNGQIPLYERSFRGMSYEEARSHQDIFDSNRSSLNPAVYVYNLFPAKAPSISLNSFPIGTNLIITLKAADHAGNRSQISIPIAVSPPTKQRTSGTKTDFTSKDGNLKIKTPVKTTYGAGKLFFERVEAPEEIAPLPDGLILKGSAYELESTDLSWVGEAELNWKGLRLGRKESVYLYDKGTKRWSALKQKGAVSYLSKLGILAVLEDNAKPTVTQPFLITRHRRIASAREPDWEERVYVLSDVGSGYAGGAEVLLEGESYPSEFDNDRKMLILKIPKSLSNWKKKLLIQIRIKDRSGNISDWFTDLIRFET